A genomic segment from Streptomyces sp. TLI_235 encodes:
- a CDS encoding aldehyde dehydrogenase (NAD+) — protein sequence MQHYADHYIGGGWRPAAGPDTIEVLNPATERPIATVPAGTAAEVDAAVAAARAAAPGWAATGREERLAALTRLRDGLTAHRAEIAETVTAELGTPIGFADAVQAGTPIAVASAYLDVLADYAFHEKVGNSTVYAEPAGVVAAITPWNYPLHLIVAKVVPALAAGCTVVLKPSEETPLVARLFARIVDGAGLPPGVFNLVTGLGTVVGAALAAHPGVDVVSFTGSTAVGRAIGESAGRGIKKVSLELGGKSANVVLPGADLTRAVNVNLANVFANSGQTCTAWTRLLVHRDQYEEALAIAAAATAKYAPGDPADPATRVGPLVSERQRERVRGYIDGALAAGARLVAGGSEAPEGLAGGYYVRPTVLADLAPDAAAVREEIFGPVLVVLPYEDEEHALELANGTEYGLAGAVWAADDETAAAFARRMETGQVDINGGRFNPLAPFGGWKNSGVGRELGRHGLEEFLQTKSLQF from the coding sequence GTGCAGCACTACGCGGACCACTACATCGGCGGCGGCTGGCGCCCCGCCGCCGGGCCGGACACCATCGAGGTGCTCAACCCGGCGACCGAGCGGCCGATCGCCACCGTCCCGGCCGGCACCGCCGCCGAGGTGGACGCCGCCGTCGCCGCCGCCCGCGCCGCCGCCCCCGGCTGGGCCGCGACCGGCCGCGAGGAGCGGCTCGCCGCACTGACCCGGCTGCGCGACGGACTGACCGCCCACCGCGCCGAGATCGCGGAGACCGTCACCGCCGAACTCGGCACCCCGATCGGCTTCGCCGACGCCGTCCAGGCCGGCACCCCGATCGCCGTCGCCTCCGCCTACCTGGACGTGCTCGCGGACTACGCCTTCCACGAGAAGGTCGGCAACTCCACCGTCTACGCCGAACCCGCCGGGGTGGTCGCCGCGATCACGCCGTGGAACTACCCGCTGCACCTGATCGTCGCGAAGGTCGTCCCCGCCCTCGCGGCCGGCTGCACGGTGGTGCTCAAGCCCTCCGAGGAGACCCCGCTGGTCGCCCGGCTGTTCGCCCGGATCGTCGACGGGGCGGGCCTGCCGCCAGGCGTCTTCAACCTGGTCACCGGCCTCGGCACGGTGGTGGGCGCCGCGCTCGCCGCCCACCCGGGCGTCGACGTGGTCTCCTTCACCGGCTCCACCGCGGTCGGCCGCGCGATCGGCGAGAGCGCCGGACGCGGCATCAAGAAGGTCTCCCTGGAGCTCGGCGGCAAGTCCGCCAACGTCGTCCTGCCCGGCGCCGACCTCACCCGCGCCGTCAACGTCAACCTCGCCAACGTCTTCGCCAACTCCGGCCAGACCTGCACCGCCTGGACCCGGCTGCTGGTCCACCGCGACCAGTACGAGGAGGCCCTGGCGATCGCCGCCGCCGCGACCGCCAAGTACGCGCCCGGCGATCCGGCCGACCCCGCCACCCGGGTCGGCCCGCTGGTCAGCGAGCGCCAGCGCGAGCGCGTCCGCGGCTACATCGACGGGGCGCTCGCCGCCGGCGCCCGGCTGGTCGCCGGCGGGTCCGAGGCGCCCGAGGGGCTGGCCGGCGGCTACTACGTCCGCCCGACCGTCCTCGCCGACCTCGCCCCGGACGCCGCCGCCGTCCGGGAGGAGATCTTCGGGCCCGTCCTGGTGGTGCTGCCCTACGAGGACGAGGAACACGCCCTGGAGCTGGCCAACGGCACCGAGTACGGCCTGGCCGGCGCCGTCTGGGCGGCCGACGACGAGACCGCCGCCGCCTTCGCCCGCCGCATGGAGACCGGCCAGGTCGACATCAACGGCGGCCGCTTCAACCCGCTCGCCCCGTTCGGCGGCTGGAAGAACTCCGGTGTGGGCCGGGAGCTCGGCCGGCACGGCCTGGAGGAGTTCCTGCAGACCAAGTCCCTCCAGTTCTGA
- a CDS encoding TetR family transcriptional regulator → MNARTAPAFRRSEARERLLDTAAALFYAEGVRAVGVDRLIAEAGVTKATFYRHFPGKDELVLAYLDRHDQAVRQRLAAAAAAAPDPRSTLAVQVAALADEVCGPNFRGCPFVNAAAEYPDADHPVRRLVAAHRHWFRDALADLLAACGHHDPTAGAAALLLLRDGAMVGGYLDGTDTRHHITTTAAGLLAPLL, encoded by the coding sequence ATGAACGCCCGCACCGCCCCCGCCTTCCGCAGGTCCGAGGCCCGGGAGCGGCTGCTCGACACGGCCGCCGCGCTGTTCTACGCCGAGGGCGTCCGGGCGGTCGGCGTCGACCGGCTGATCGCCGAGGCCGGCGTCACCAAGGCCACCTTCTACCGGCACTTCCCCGGCAAGGACGAACTCGTCCTCGCCTACCTCGACCGCCACGACCAGGCCGTACGGCAACGGCTGGCGGCCGCCGCCGCGGCCGCACCCGACCCGCGCAGCACCCTCGCCGTCCAGGTGGCGGCCCTCGCCGACGAGGTCTGCGGGCCGAACTTCCGGGGCTGCCCGTTCGTCAACGCCGCCGCCGAGTACCCGGACGCCGACCACCCCGTCCGACGGCTGGTCGCCGCACACCGACACTGGTTCCGCGACGCCCTCGCCGACCTCCTCGCCGCCTGCGGCCACCACGACCCGACGGCGGGGGCCGCCGCCCTGCTCCTCCTCCGCGACGGCGCCATGGTCGGCGGCTACCTCGACGGCACCGACACCCGCCACCACATCACCACCACCGCCGCCGGCCTCCTCGCCCCGCTGCTCTGA
- a CDS encoding nitric oxide dioxygenase, whose product MLSPQNAPVVEATLPVVGAAVGDITARFYERLFEAHPELLRDLFNRGNQANGSQRQALAGSIAAFATALVAHPEQRPDAMLARIAHKHASLGVAPEQYPVVHEHLFAAIVEVLGEAVTPEVAAAWDEVYWLMANALIALEKGLYAGAGTGPEALWRPYTVVARLLETDDVATFLVRPADGGPLPATAPGQYVSVQVELPDGAHQIRQYSLSGQPDGALQFSVKRVAGTPDGEVSNHLHAHVGAGDTLLLGHPFGDVVLTEGEGPVLLASAGIGCTPMIGMLSHLAATGATRRVVSVHGDRDQLSHAFRADLQQLTAKLADAEAHVFYEHPVGEWPADRTGLVDLSAVEVPAGTTAYLCGPVPFLRSVRGQLIAAGVRPADIHYEVFGPDLWLGADA is encoded by the coding sequence ATGCTGTCACCGCAGAACGCCCCGGTCGTCGAAGCCACGCTGCCGGTGGTCGGCGCCGCCGTCGGCGACATCACCGCCCGCTTCTACGAGCGGCTGTTCGAGGCCCACCCGGAGCTGCTGCGCGACCTGTTCAACCGCGGCAACCAGGCGAACGGCAGCCAGCGGCAGGCGCTGGCCGGCTCGATCGCCGCGTTCGCCACCGCGCTGGTCGCCCACCCCGAGCAGCGCCCGGACGCGATGCTCGCCCGGATCGCGCACAAGCACGCCTCGCTGGGCGTCGCGCCCGAGCAGTACCCGGTGGTCCACGAGCACCTCTTCGCGGCGATCGTCGAGGTGCTCGGCGAGGCGGTCACGCCGGAGGTCGCGGCCGCCTGGGACGAGGTGTACTGGCTGATGGCGAACGCGCTGATCGCCCTGGAGAAGGGCCTGTACGCCGGGGCGGGCACCGGGCCGGAGGCGCTGTGGCGCCCGTACACGGTGGTCGCGCGGCTGCTGGAGACCGACGACGTGGCGACCTTCCTGGTCCGGCCGGCCGACGGCGGCCCGCTGCCGGCCACCGCGCCCGGCCAGTACGTCTCGGTGCAGGTCGAACTGCCGGACGGCGCCCACCAGATCCGCCAGTACAGCCTCTCCGGGCAGCCGGACGGCGCGCTGCAGTTCTCGGTGAAGCGGGTGGCCGGCACCCCGGACGGCGAGGTCTCCAACCACCTGCACGCGCACGTCGGCGCGGGCGACACCCTGCTGCTCGGCCACCCGTTCGGCGACGTGGTGCTGACGGAGGGCGAGGGCCCGGTCCTGCTGGCCTCGGCCGGCATCGGCTGCACGCCGATGATCGGGATGCTCTCGCACCTGGCCGCGACCGGTGCGACCCGCCGGGTGGTCTCCGTGCACGGCGACCGGGACCAGCTCTCGCACGCCTTCCGGGCCGACCTGCAGCAGCTGACCGCCAAGCTCGCCGACGCCGAGGCGCACGTCTTCTACGAGCACCCCGTCGGCGAGTGGCCCGCCGACCGCACCGGGCTGGTCGACCTGTCGGCCGTGGAGGTCCCGGCCGGCACCACCGCCTACCTGTGCGGTCCGGTGCCGTTCCTGCGCTCGGTGCGCGGGCAGCTGATCGCGGCGGGTGTGCGGCCGGCCGACATCCACTACGAGGTGTTCGGCCCCGACCTGTGGCTGGGCGCGGACGCCTGA
- a CDS encoding deferrochelatase/peroxidase EfeB: MDAETTEPTAPDTATDHAPTRRAVIGWAGAGLALGAAAAGSVAAATMHEAAPAAAPGIDSTVDIPFYGDHQAGIATPVQDRLHFAAFDVTTKDREALVKMLKEWTKAAAAMTGGREVGTGATGGLPEAPPDDTGEALGLPASRLTLTVGFGPTLFEKDGTDRFGIKAKRPEALVDLPKFPGDRLEATRTGGDICVQACADDPQVAVHAIRNLARIGMGVVNVRWSQLGFGKTSSTTPEAQTPRNLMGFKDGTHNIAGTDAKALTDHVWVAPGDGQDWMTGGSYLVARRIRMTIETWDRTPLKEQEDIFGRSKLEGAPVGKQRERDTPDLSAMKEDAHVRLAHPDSNNGLMILRRGFSFTDGTDGLGRLDAGLFFLAYQRDTRKAFVPLQTKLAGNDALNEYITHVGSGHFACPPGVRKPGEWWGQALFG, encoded by the coding sequence GTGGACGCCGAGACCACCGAGCCCACTGCGCCGGACACCGCCACCGATCACGCCCCCACCCGCCGTGCCGTCATCGGCTGGGCCGGGGCCGGCCTCGCCCTGGGCGCGGCCGCCGCCGGATCGGTCGCCGCCGCGACCATGCACGAGGCCGCGCCCGCCGCCGCCCCCGGCATCGACTCCACCGTGGACATCCCGTTCTACGGCGACCACCAGGCCGGCATCGCCACGCCCGTCCAGGACCGGCTGCACTTCGCCGCGTTCGACGTCACCACCAAGGACCGCGAGGCCCTGGTGAAGATGCTGAAGGAGTGGACGAAGGCCGCCGCCGCGATGACCGGCGGCCGCGAGGTCGGCACCGGCGCGACCGGCGGCCTCCCGGAGGCCCCGCCGGACGACACCGGCGAGGCGCTCGGCCTGCCCGCCTCCCGGCTGACCCTGACCGTCGGCTTCGGCCCGACGCTGTTCGAGAAGGACGGCACCGACCGCTTCGGCATCAAGGCCAAGCGGCCCGAGGCCCTGGTCGACCTGCCGAAGTTCCCCGGTGACCGGCTGGAGGCGACCCGCACCGGCGGCGACATCTGCGTCCAGGCCTGCGCCGACGACCCGCAGGTCGCAGTGCACGCGATCCGCAACCTGGCCCGGATCGGCATGGGCGTGGTCAACGTCCGCTGGTCGCAGCTCGGCTTCGGCAAGACCTCCTCGACCACCCCCGAGGCGCAGACCCCGCGCAACCTCATGGGCTTCAAGGACGGCACCCACAACATCGCCGGCACCGACGCCAAGGCGCTGACCGACCACGTGTGGGTCGCCCCCGGCGACGGCCAGGACTGGATGACCGGCGGCTCGTACCTGGTCGCCCGGCGGATCCGGATGACCATCGAGACCTGGGACCGCACCCCGCTCAAGGAGCAGGAGGACATCTTCGGCCGCAGCAAGCTCGAAGGTGCCCCGGTCGGCAAGCAGAGGGAGCGGGACACCCCGGACCTGTCCGCGATGAAGGAGGACGCGCACGTCCGCCTCGCGCACCCGGACAGCAACAACGGGCTGATGATCCTGCGCCGCGGCTTCTCCTTCACGGACGGCACCGACGGCCTCGGCCGCCTCGACGCCGGCCTGTTCTTCCTCGCCTACCAGCGCGACACCCGCAAGGCCTTCGTGCCGCTGCAGACCAAGCTCGCCGGCAACGACGCGCTGAACGAGTACATCACGCACGTGGGCTCCGGCCACTTCGCGTGCCCGCCCGGCGTCCGCAAGCCCGGCGAATGGTGGGGCCAGGCCCTGTTCGGCTGA
- a CDS encoding BadM/Rrf2 family transcriptional regulator, producing the protein MRLTKSTDIALRIAMRLAVLDESSNPTTREVAAAMEVPYTHAAKVVSRLQHLGVVEARRGRSGGLALTTAGRTGSLGVLLRDLEGVGDVVGCEDDPPCPLRAACRLRGALRQAQEAFFAVLDPLSIEDLVSSPTGPVLLGLSVRPPD; encoded by the coding sequence GTGAGGCTGACCAAGAGCACCGACATCGCGCTGCGCATCGCCATGCGGCTGGCCGTGCTGGACGAGTCGTCCAACCCGACCACCCGCGAGGTCGCGGCGGCGATGGAGGTGCCCTACACCCACGCGGCCAAGGTGGTCAGCAGGCTGCAGCACCTCGGCGTGGTCGAGGCCCGGCGCGGCCGCAGCGGCGGCCTGGCGCTCACCACGGCCGGCCGGACGGGTTCGCTCGGCGTCCTGCTGCGCGACCTCGAGGGCGTCGGCGACGTGGTGGGCTGCGAGGACGATCCGCCGTGTCCGCTCCGGGCGGCCTGCCGGCTGCGCGGGGCGCTCCGACAGGCGCAGGAGGCGTTCTTCGCGGTGCTCGACCCGCTGTCGATCGAGGACCTGGTCTCCTCGCCGACCGGCCCGGTGCTGCTCGGCCTGTCGGTCCGCCCGCCCGACTGA
- a CDS encoding MFS transporter, whose product MSTPPSGSPGRTGGGAIIGVLAGAGIAVSLMNTLVVPLIPDLPRLLGTTPANASWAITATLLAGAVATPVLGRLGDMYGKRRILLASLALMVIGSVVPAIADGLVPMVVGRALQGCAAAVIPLGISIMRDELPPQRMGSAMALVSSSLGIGGALGLPLAAVVAQHADWHVLFWTAGALGAVVIALVIAFVPESPVRSGGRFDLVGAVGLSAGLLCLLLAVSKGGDWGWGSGTTLGLFGAAAAVLLLWGVWELRTGSPLVDLRTTARRQVLMTNLASVVIGFAMYAMSLIVPQLLQLPEQTGYGLGRSMVVAGLCMAPSGLVMMAVSPFSAKISAARGPKVSLLIGSLVIAAGYALSLGLTGHVWGMVLFSSVIGAGVAFAYAAMPALIMSAVPASETAAANGLNSLMRSIGTSTSAAVVGVVLSHMTVTMGPVVLPSEDGFRTGLMIGLGTAVLAALVTLAVPGRPEPAAVTALTAEGSSEAAAEPAARS is encoded by the coding sequence TTGAGCACACCTCCTTCCGGTTCCCCCGGGCGCACCGGCGGCGGCGCGATCATCGGCGTCCTCGCCGGCGCCGGCATCGCCGTCTCGCTCATGAACACGCTCGTCGTCCCGCTCATCCCCGACCTGCCGAGACTGCTCGGCACCACCCCCGCCAACGCCTCCTGGGCGATCACCGCCACCCTGCTCGCCGGCGCCGTCGCCACCCCGGTGCTCGGCCGGCTCGGCGACATGTACGGCAAGCGCCGCATCCTGCTGGCCAGCCTCGCCCTGATGGTGATCGGATCCGTCGTCCCCGCGATCGCCGACGGCCTCGTCCCGATGGTGGTGGGCCGCGCCCTGCAGGGCTGCGCCGCGGCCGTCATCCCGCTCGGCATCAGCATCATGCGCGACGAGTTGCCGCCGCAGCGGATGGGCTCGGCGATGGCCCTGGTCAGCTCCTCGCTCGGGATCGGCGGTGCGCTCGGCCTGCCGCTCGCCGCCGTCGTCGCCCAGCACGCGGACTGGCACGTCCTCTTCTGGACGGCGGGTGCGCTCGGCGCCGTGGTCATCGCCCTGGTGATCGCCTTCGTGCCGGAGTCCCCGGTCCGGTCCGGCGGGCGCTTCGACCTGGTCGGCGCGGTCGGTCTCTCGGCCGGCCTGCTCTGCCTGCTGCTGGCCGTCTCCAAGGGCGGCGACTGGGGCTGGGGCAGCGGCACCACCCTCGGCCTGTTCGGCGCGGCCGCCGCCGTCCTGCTGCTCTGGGGCGTCTGGGAGCTTCGCACCGGCAGCCCGCTGGTCGACCTGCGCACCACCGCCCGCCGCCAGGTGCTGATGACCAACCTCGCCTCGGTGGTGATCGGCTTCGCGATGTACGCGATGTCGCTGATCGTTCCGCAGCTGCTCCAGCTGCCCGAGCAGACCGGGTACGGCCTCGGCCGCTCGATGGTGGTCGCGGGCCTGTGCATGGCCCCGTCCGGACTGGTCATGATGGCCGTCTCGCCGTTCTCCGCGAAGATCTCGGCGGCCCGCGGCCCGAAGGTCTCCCTGCTGATCGGCTCGCTGGTGATCGCCGCCGGCTACGCGCTCTCGCTCGGCCTGACCGGCCACGTGTGGGGCATGGTGCTGTTCTCCAGCGTGATCGGCGCCGGTGTGGCCTTCGCCTACGCCGCGATGCCCGCGCTGATCATGTCGGCGGTACCGGCCTCCGAGACCGCCGCCGCGAACGGCCTCAACAGCCTGATGCGGTCGATCGGCACCTCCACCTCCGCCGCCGTCGTGGGTGTGGTGCTCTCGCACATGACCGTCACCATGGGCCCGGTCGTGCTGCCCTCCGAGGACGGCTTCCGGACCGGCCTGATGATCGGCCTCGGCACGGCGGTGCTCGCCGCCCTGGTCACCCTCGCCGTCCCCGGCCGGCCCGAGCCGGCCGCGGTGACCGCCCTGACGGCGGAGGGCTCGTCGGAGGCCGCCGCGGAGCCGGCCGCGCGGTCCTGA
- a CDS encoding DNA-binding MarR family transcriptional regulator — translation MHEELGDLERELMLIGRHQAMAALRADSGGRLERSAYTLLSRIEAEGPMTIGQLAEAFGLDTSTVNRQTAAMLRQTLVERIPDPDGGIARKLRITDEGMRRLHHDREWSVNGLASVLEDWPQEEVTALARLLTRLNRSIEGKEGRSWPRPGGPAEAAR, via the coding sequence GTGCACGAGGAGCTCGGCGACCTCGAACGCGAGCTGATGCTGATCGGCCGCCACCAGGCGATGGCCGCGCTGCGCGCCGACTCCGGCGGCCGCCTGGAACGAAGCGCGTACACCCTGCTCAGCCGGATCGAGGCCGAGGGGCCGATGACCATCGGTCAACTGGCGGAGGCCTTCGGGCTGGACACCTCCACGGTCAACCGGCAGACCGCCGCGATGCTCCGTCAGACCCTGGTCGAGCGCATCCCGGACCCGGACGGCGGCATCGCCCGCAAACTGCGCATCACCGACGAGGGCATGCGCCGGCTGCACCACGACCGCGAGTGGTCCGTCAACGGGCTGGCCTCCGTGCTGGAGGACTGGCCGCAGGAGGAGGTCACCGCGCTGGCCCGGCTGCTGACCCGGCTCAACCGCAGCATCGAGGGCAAGGAGGGCCGCAGCTGGCCCCGCCCCGGCGGTCCGGCCGAGGCTGCCCGATAG
- a CDS encoding high-affinity iron transporter, translating into MFGNYLIGLREGLEASLVVCILIAYLVKTGRRDRLAPVWAGIAAAVVLSMAFGAVLQYGSTQLSFEAQEALGGSLSIVAVGLVTWMVFWMRRTARHLKAELHGKLDAALAMGTFALVITAFLAVGREGLETALFIWTAVQATSDGVRPLVGAVLGLLTSVVLGWMFYRGALKINLAKFFTWTGAMLVVVAAGVLAYGVHDLQEAGWIPGLANQAFDISSTIPKDSWYGTLLKGVFNFQPDPTMLQVAVWAAYLVPTLFLFLRTSGSSAPKPAAAVAPSAAEKPAA; encoded by the coding sequence GTGTTCGGCAACTACCTGATCGGTCTGCGGGAAGGCCTCGAAGCCAGCCTCGTGGTCTGCATCCTGATCGCCTATCTGGTCAAGACCGGCCGCCGGGACCGGCTGGCTCCGGTCTGGGCGGGCATCGCCGCGGCGGTCGTGCTGAGCATGGCCTTCGGCGCGGTGCTGCAGTACGGCTCGACGCAGCTCAGCTTCGAGGCGCAGGAGGCGCTCGGCGGCTCGCTGTCGATCGTCGCGGTGGGCCTGGTCACCTGGATGGTCTTCTGGATGCGCCGCACCGCGCGGCACCTGAAGGCCGAGCTGCACGGCAAGCTGGACGCCGCGCTGGCTATGGGCACCTTCGCCCTGGTGATCACGGCCTTCCTGGCGGTCGGCCGGGAGGGCCTGGAGACCGCGCTGTTCATCTGGACGGCCGTCCAGGCGACCAGTGACGGCGTCCGTCCGCTGGTCGGCGCGGTCCTCGGCCTGCTGACCTCGGTGGTGCTGGGCTGGATGTTCTACCGCGGCGCCCTGAAGATCAACCTCGCCAAGTTCTTCACCTGGACCGGCGCGATGCTGGTCGTCGTGGCAGCCGGTGTGCTCGCCTACGGCGTCCACGACCTGCAGGAGGCCGGCTGGATCCCGGGCCTGGCGAACCAGGCGTTCGACATCTCCAGCACCATCCCCAAGGACAGCTGGTACGGCACCCTGCTGAAGGGCGTGTTCAACTTCCAGCCCGACCCGACGATGCTGCAGGTGGCGGTCTGGGCCGCCTACCTGGTGCCGACGCTCTTCCTCTTCCTGCGGACGTCGGGCAGCTCGGCGCCGAAGCCTGCCGCGGCCGTCGCCCCCTCCGCGGCCGAGAAGCCCGCCGCATAG
- a CDS encoding S-(hydroxymethyl)glutathione dehydrogenase/alcohol dehydrogenase: MVRAAVLRSAGAPLEITDIDLPDPGPGQVRVRLAAAGVCHSDLSIARGVLRATLPLVLGHEGAGTVVSVGEDVTGVRPGDPVVLNWAPACRSCPACAIGEPWLCDNAGAAATGRYAALPDGTGLHPGLGVGAFAEETVVDRRAVLPLPADVPLASAALLGCAVLTGYGAVHSAARVRVGESVVVYGLGGIGLAVLQAARLAGAAPVVAVDVSPEKEELARRHGATEFLLADEGTPKAVRELTGGRGADHAFECVGRGATIRSAWSATRRGGRTTVVGIGGKQDMVSFSALELFHYARTLTACVYGNCDPDETVPVLAEHVRTGRLDLDALITDRIGLEEIPAAFDRMAAGRGGRSLVLFDR; this comes from the coding sequence ATGGTCCGTGCCGCCGTCCTGCGCTCCGCCGGGGCCCCGCTCGAGATCACCGACATCGACCTGCCAGACCCCGGCCCCGGACAGGTCCGCGTCCGGCTCGCCGCCGCCGGCGTCTGCCACTCCGACCTGTCGATCGCCCGCGGGGTGCTCCGCGCAACCCTGCCGCTGGTGCTCGGCCACGAGGGCGCGGGCACCGTGGTCTCCGTCGGCGAGGACGTCACCGGCGTCCGCCCCGGCGACCCCGTGGTGCTCAACTGGGCCCCGGCCTGCCGCAGCTGCCCGGCCTGCGCGATCGGCGAACCCTGGCTCTGCGACAACGCCGGCGCCGCCGCGACCGGCCGGTACGCCGCACTGCCGGACGGCACCGGCCTGCACCCCGGGCTCGGCGTCGGCGCCTTCGCCGAGGAGACCGTGGTCGACCGGCGGGCCGTGCTGCCGCTGCCCGCCGACGTGCCGCTCGCCTCCGCCGCCCTGCTCGGCTGCGCCGTCCTCACCGGCTACGGGGCGGTGCACAGCGCGGCCCGGGTACGGGTGGGGGAGTCGGTGGTGGTGTACGGCCTGGGCGGGATCGGCCTGGCGGTGCTGCAGGCCGCCCGGCTCGCCGGCGCCGCGCCGGTGGTCGCCGTGGACGTGTCCCCGGAGAAGGAGGAGCTCGCCCGCCGGCACGGTGCCACCGAGTTCCTGCTCGCCGACGAGGGCACCCCGAAGGCCGTCCGCGAGCTCACCGGCGGCCGCGGCGCCGACCACGCCTTCGAGTGCGTCGGCCGCGGCGCCACGATCCGTTCGGCCTGGTCGGCCACCCGCCGCGGCGGTCGGACGACCGTCGTCGGGATCGGCGGCAAGCAGGACATGGTCTCCTTCTCAGCCCTGGAACTGTTCCACTACGCCCGCACCCTGACGGCCTGCGTCTACGGCAACTGCGACCCGGACGAGACCGTGCCGGTCCTCGCCGAGCACGTGCGCACCGGCCGGCTCGACCTGGACGCGCTGATCACCGACCGGATCGGGCTGGAGGAGATCCCGGCCGCCTTCGACCGGATGGCGGCCGGCCGCGGCGGACGCTCCCTGGTGCTCTTCGACCGCTGA
- a CDS encoding ketopantoate reductase, translating to MTSAPSTPPSERLRIAVLGAGSIGCHLGGLLAEVADVTLIGRPSVLDAVREHGLTLTGGGRPTVRVPAERLRTATDAAAAEGVDLVLVTVKSAGTAEAAASVADHLDSTTPLVSFQNGLHNPAQIRSAVGPDRPVVAGMVPYNVLQTAPGVFHQGSGGALMIDDQPAAAPLAAAARAAGVPVERRADMREVQHGKLLMNLNNAVNALSGVPLREELGQRAFRRCLALCQREALAAMRADGVRPARLGALPTALMPRLLALPDGVFRRLAAAALQVDAEARSSTWEDLQRGRRTEIDSLQGEVVAMAARHGLAAPANTRLIELVREAELAGPGRARAWGGTELLGELLAAHAAGTRQQGPQMRIRKSH from the coding sequence GTGACGTCCGCCCCGTCCACCCCGCCGTCCGAGCGGCTGCGGATCGCCGTGCTCGGCGCCGGCAGCATCGGCTGCCACCTCGGCGGTCTGCTCGCCGAGGTCGCCGATGTCACCCTGATCGGCAGGCCGTCCGTCCTGGACGCGGTGCGCGAGCACGGCCTCACCCTCACCGGCGGCGGACGCCCCACGGTTCGGGTGCCCGCCGAGCGGCTCCGAACGGCCACCGACGCGGCCGCCGCGGAGGGCGTCGACCTCGTCCTGGTGACGGTGAAGTCCGCCGGGACCGCCGAGGCCGCCGCCTCGGTCGCCGACCACCTCGACTCGACGACGCCACTGGTCAGCTTCCAGAACGGCCTGCACAACCCGGCGCAGATCCGTTCCGCCGTCGGTCCGGACCGCCCGGTGGTCGCCGGGATGGTGCCGTACAACGTGCTGCAGACCGCGCCGGGCGTGTTCCACCAGGGTTCCGGCGGCGCGCTGATGATCGACGACCAGCCGGCGGCCGCCCCGCTGGCGGCGGCGGCCCGGGCGGCCGGGGTGCCGGTGGAGCGCCGTGCGGACATGCGTGAGGTGCAGCACGGCAAGCTGCTGATGAATCTGAACAACGCCGTCAACGCACTCTCCGGGGTGCCGTTGCGCGAGGAGCTCGGGCAGCGGGCGTTCCGGCGGTGTCTGGCGCTGTGCCAGCGGGAGGCGCTGGCGGCGATGCGGGCGGACGGGGTGCGCCCGGCCCGGCTCGGCGCGCTGCCGACGGCGCTGATGCCCCGTCTGCTGGCGCTGCCCGACGGGGTGTTCCGGCGGCTGGCGGCGGCGGCCCTGCAGGTGGACGCGGAGGCCCGCTCGTCCACCTGGGAGGACCTGCAGCGCGGCCGCCGGACGGAGATCGACAGCCTGCAGGGCGAGGTGGTGGCGATGGCCGCCCGGCACGGGCTGGCGGCGCCGGCGAACACCCGGCTGATCGAACTCGTCCGGGAGGCGGAGCTGGCCGGGCCCGGTCGGGCCCGGGCCTGGGGCGGGACGGAGCTGCTCGGTGAGCTGCTGGCCGCGCACGCTGCGGGAACGCGGCAGCAGGGACCCCAAATGCGAATCCGAAAGTCGCATTAG